The following coding sequences lie in one Nonomuraea muscovyensis genomic window:
- a CDS encoding CGNR zinc finger domain-containing protein, whose translation MNFNSHADAVVRVTVALVNALTPGERRGRPAPVPDDPAAAATEALRDAYPGHRDVTEAEGAELAEVAARLRAVFEAMAAQDVDGAARRINVLLEETRARPMLERHDGEPWHLHFHGPGGTMAGDWAASCATSLAIVLGGEFGDRLGVCTAPHCDRVYVDVSRNGTRRFCSTACQNRVKTAAFRARGRAR comes from the coding sequence TTGAACTTCAACAGTCACGCGGATGCGGTGGTCAGGGTCACCGTGGCGCTGGTGAACGCCCTGACGCCGGGGGAACGGCGCGGCCGCCCCGCCCCGGTCCCGGACGATCCCGCCGCGGCGGCGACCGAGGCCCTCCGCGACGCCTACCCGGGCCATCGCGACGTCACCGAGGCCGAGGGGGCCGAACTGGCCGAGGTCGCGGCCCGGCTGCGGGCCGTGTTCGAGGCGATGGCGGCGCAGGACGTCGACGGAGCGGCCCGCCGGATCAACGTCCTGCTGGAGGAGACCCGCGCCCGGCCGATGCTCGAACGGCACGACGGCGAACCCTGGCACCTGCACTTCCACGGCCCCGGCGGCACCATGGCCGGCGACTGGGCGGCCAGTTGCGCCACCTCGCTGGCGATCGTGCTGGGCGGGGAGTTCGGCGACCGGCTGGGCGTGTGCACCGCGCCGCACTGCGACCGGGTCTACGTGGACGTCTCGCGCAACGGCACCCGCCGCTTCTGCTCGACCGCCTGCCAGAACCGGGTCAAGACGGCCGCGTTCCGCGCCAGGGGCCGGGCCCGGTGA